A single Phycisphaerae bacterium DNA region contains:
- a CDS encoding thiolase family protein — translation MQRSVIVAAKRSPMAKFLGTLSSLTAPEIAAQVARRVIESIGCPPDAVDWALIGQVLQAGVGQNPARQVALKAGLPPTITAVTVNQVCGSGMRAAMNADNNIRLGEARIILTGGMESMSNAPYYVRGTRSGAVKFGHITMEDGMVSDGLTCPFEGWGMGNAAEYTARKYNISREDQDAFSVASHQRAAAARAAGHFKSTIASIEVNSRKDKIIFSEDESIRSEVTLADLQKLKSAFEADGTITAGNSSQLTDGAAMALLTNEEEARKRGWPILARVVGHTTFGVEPKELFIAPVGAIRTLLGKIGWQMKDVDLFEINEAFAAQMLACMRQLEIPHDRVNVMGGAVALGHPIGASGTRIIVTLINAMEVRGVKRGIASLCLGGGNAVAMAIERP, via the coding sequence ATGCAACGAAGCGTGATCGTGGCCGCCAAGCGCAGCCCCATGGCCAAGTTCCTCGGCACCCTGTCTTCCCTGACCGCGCCAGAAATCGCGGCCCAGGTTGCCCGACGTGTCATTGAGTCGATCGGGTGTCCTCCGGACGCGGTCGATTGGGCGCTGATCGGCCAGGTACTTCAGGCAGGTGTCGGCCAGAACCCCGCCCGACAGGTTGCCCTGAAGGCCGGCCTTCCTCCCACGATCACGGCGGTGACGGTGAATCAAGTCTGCGGTTCCGGCATGCGGGCGGCGATGAATGCGGACAACAACATCCGCCTGGGCGAAGCCCGAATCATCCTCACCGGCGGCATGGAGAGCATGTCGAACGCCCCCTACTACGTCCGCGGAACGCGAAGCGGGGCCGTGAAATTCGGTCACATCACCATGGAGGACGGGATGGTGTCCGACGGTCTGACCTGCCCTTTCGAAGGCTGGGGCATGGGCAACGCCGCTGAGTACACCGCGCGGAAGTACAACATCAGCCGTGAGGACCAGGACGCTTTTTCAGTTGCGAGCCACCAGCGCGCCGCCGCGGCCCGAGCGGCGGGTCACTTCAAGTCGACAATCGCTTCGATCGAGGTGAATTCCCGCAAGGACAAGATCATCTTTTCGGAAGATGAATCGATCCGATCGGAAGTCACGCTCGCCGACCTGCAGAAATTGAAGTCGGCATTCGAGGCAGACGGCACGATCACCGCCGGAAATTCGTCTCAACTGACTGACGGCGCCGCCATGGCGCTCCTGACCAACGAGGAGGAAGCCAGGAAGCGAGGCTGGCCGATCCTCGCCCGGGTTGTGGGTCACACCACGTTCGGCGTCGAACCGAAAGAACTGTTCATCGCTCCGGTCGGCGCGATTCGGACGCTGCTGGGTAAAATCGGGTGGCAGATGAAGGATGTTGACCTGTTTGAGATCAACGAGGCCTTTGCCGCACAGATGCTCGCCTGCATGCGACAGCTTGAAATTCCGCATGATCGAGTGAACGTGATGGGCGGAGCGGTGGCGCTGGGTCATCCGATCGGCGCGAGCGGGACACGCATCATCGTGACACTGATCAATGCGATGGAAGTCCGGGGTGTTAAGCGCGGCATTGCCTCGCTCTGCCTCGGCGGCGGCAATGCAGTCGCGATGGCGATTGAGCGCCCGTAG
- a CDS encoding tetratricopeptide repeat protein: MTLHANQSKCGRCERIVVPIAVVVVAGLAVRLAADPSVLQRTFEPSTQPADPIRMLLAARDDRLHGRYGEARAKAELVALEHPPLSVRAAIELAALDRDTGRLLDGLARLKSQAAKGEASADWQTAMAMLLMECGEYETTITHARRAIELEKSAYPARWFLGQALERTGRIGDAAEAYKAFDEVMTTGTLPDDAEQATYIGQGFLRYSELTHTNVVQRTRHVLDEVFGSAVDLIDASYWPARLAAADLLRSRHNLSGARAEYERILKDNPYAADAMAGLARTHLEDWNFDECETLGTQALAFNEKHVGSLVLMASLRMAERKYAPAAEFARQALVVNPRSEEALGTLAAAEFRQGNVEAAAEIESRARKSNPKPAMFHFLMGEWLSAGRQFELAETHFKKSIRYSRNWPEPRTSLGQLYMELGDEVAARRELEAAFELDSFNQHTYNVLGLLDRIDHFATLESEHFIIRYDASTDAVLAPYFSRALEAIHEEVCDNFATRLTHKTIIEIFPDHGGFSVRITGRPFIGTIGACTGRVIAMTAPRGRPPFGRFNWASVLRHEFTHTVTLAATENRIPHWFTEGLAVYEEPSPRSWSSKELLVDAIRRDELFTLETIDWGFARPKRPTDRSLAYAQSEWMSEYIIHRFRYQAILDLLGAFREGQTQDAAFESVLKISPKEFDRDFRNWAREEAAKWGFSLRPPDDLKQLEARLRENPEDSSLLATVARARLDEGDTDGAYDAAEEALNIDEKQADAHEVMSRIYVGKSLAAVTDAEREHWLESAAEHVEPLMQLRPDNLTAIKYMGYIKQASGAWDDALALYEQYLRRAADDPDVLRRMAAIHLRRRDYPKAIQQLEALFHVAEDEPPVARQIARLYAANKQWDQSAHWYLQAIHIDPYDVDTQLRMGAALMAAGHSARAADAFEAACRLDPNHAEAFDQLAEALEKAGEADRAKDARTKAEALRK, encoded by the coding sequence GTGACCCTTCACGCTAATCAATCAAAGTGCGGCCGGTGCGAGCGCATTGTCGTTCCAATCGCCGTGGTGGTTGTCGCCGGTCTTGCCGTGCGACTCGCCGCCGATCCGAGCGTCCTGCAACGGACTTTCGAACCGTCTACCCAACCCGCCGATCCGATCCGAATGCTGCTCGCGGCGCGGGATGATCGCCTGCACGGCCGGTACGGCGAGGCCCGGGCGAAGGCCGAACTGGTCGCCCTCGAACATCCGCCGCTTTCGGTTCGCGCTGCCATCGAATTGGCTGCCCTTGATCGCGATACCGGCCGGCTACTCGACGGACTGGCGCGGCTGAAATCGCAAGCCGCGAAAGGCGAGGCCTCGGCTGACTGGCAAACCGCGATGGCGATGCTGCTGATGGAATGCGGAGAGTACGAAACGACGATCACTCACGCACGACGCGCCATCGAACTGGAGAAGTCCGCCTACCCCGCCCGCTGGTTCCTAGGGCAAGCGCTGGAGCGAACCGGCCGCATCGGCGATGCCGCCGAAGCCTATAAGGCGTTTGACGAGGTCATGACGACGGGAACCCTGCCGGACGATGCAGAGCAGGCGACGTATATTGGCCAGGGTTTTCTGAGATATTCGGAACTGACCCACACCAACGTGGTGCAACGAACACGGCATGTGCTCGACGAGGTGTTCGGTTCGGCAGTGGATCTGATTGATGCAAGCTACTGGCCTGCTCGGCTGGCCGCGGCTGATCTGCTGCGTTCGCGGCATAATCTTTCCGGCGCGCGGGCCGAATATGAACGCATCCTGAAGGACAACCCCTATGCCGCCGACGCGATGGCGGGGCTGGCCCGAACGCATCTCGAAGACTGGAACTTCGACGAATGCGAGACGCTCGGAACACAGGCCCTGGCGTTTAATGAGAAACACGTCGGCTCGCTGGTCTTGATGGCAAGTCTTCGAATGGCGGAGCGGAAGTACGCACCCGCAGCCGAATTCGCGAGGCAGGCTCTGGTGGTGAACCCGCGATCGGAGGAAGCTCTCGGCACGCTTGCCGCAGCCGAATTCCGGCAGGGGAACGTGGAGGCAGCCGCCGAAATTGAATCCCGGGCGAGAAAGTCGAATCCCAAGCCTGCGATGTTCCATTTTCTGATGGGGGAATGGCTATCAGCCGGTCGTCAGTTTGAACTTGCCGAGACGCACTTCAAGAAGTCTATCAGGTATTCCAGAAACTGGCCCGAGCCTCGCACGAGCCTTGGGCAGCTTTACATGGAGCTGGGCGATGAAGTGGCTGCGCGGCGGGAACTGGAAGCCGCATTCGAACTCGACAGCTTCAACCAGCATACATACAACGTTCTCGGCCTGCTGGACCGCATTGATCACTTTGCCACGCTGGAAAGCGAGCACTTCATCATCCGGTACGACGCCTCGACGGACGCGGTCCTGGCACCGTATTTCTCGCGCGCACTCGAAGCCATTCACGAGGAGGTTTGCGACAACTTCGCGACCAGGCTGACGCACAAGACGATCATTGAGATATTCCCAGATCATGGTGGATTCAGTGTCCGTATCACCGGGCGACCGTTCATCGGGACCATCGGCGCATGCACCGGTCGGGTCATTGCGATGACCGCGCCGCGCGGCAGGCCGCCGTTCGGTCGATTCAACTGGGCCAGCGTTTTGCGACACGAGTTCACGCACACGGTTACGCTTGCGGCAACGGAGAACCGAATTCCGCACTGGTTCACCGAGGGGCTGGCAGTCTACGAGGAGCCATCGCCGCGATCGTGGTCATCCAAGGAGCTTCTTGTCGACGCGATCCGGCGGGATGAACTATTTACGCTGGAGACCATTGACTGGGGGTTCGCACGACCGAAGCGGCCGACCGATCGGTCGCTCGCCTACGCTCAGAGCGAATGGATGTCCGAGTACATTATTCACCGGTTTCGATATCAGGCGATTCTGGACCTTCTGGGCGCGTTTCGCGAAGGGCAGACGCAAGACGCGGCGTTTGAGAGTGTGCTGAAGATTTCGCCGAAGGAGTTTGACCGCGACTTTCGCAATTGGGCCCGCGAGGAAGCCGCAAAATGGGGCTTCTCGCTCCGCCCTCCGGATGATCTTAAGCAGCTCGAAGCGCGGCTGCGGGAGAATCCTGAGGATTCATCGCTACTGGCGACCGTGGCCCGGGCAAGGCTTGACGAGGGCGACACAGACGGCGCCTACGATGCCGCCGAAGAGGCACTCAACATCGATGAGAAGCAGGCGGATGCACACGAAGTGATGAGCCGCATTTACGTCGGCAAATCGCTGGCGGCCGTCACCGACGCGGAACGTGAGCATTGGCTGGAATCCGCCGCCGAGCATGTTGAACCGCTCATGCAATTGCGACCGGATAATCTCACCGCGATCAAGTACATGGGCTACATCAAGCAGGCTTCCGGGGCATGGGACGACGCGCTCGCACTGTACGAACAATACCTTCGTCGCGCAGCCGATGATCCGGACGTGCTGCGTCGCATGGCGGCCATTCATCTTCGGCGGCGCGATTATCCCAAGGCGATTCAGCAACTGGAGGCTCTGTTTCACGTGGCCGAAGACGAGCCACCGGTCGCCCGACAGATTGCCAGACTCTACGCAGCCAACAAGCAGTGGGACCAGTCGGCGCACTGGTACCTCCAGGCAATACACATTGATCCGTATGACGTAGACACGCAACTGCGCATGGGCGCCGCGCTCATGGCGGCCGGCCATTCGGCTCGCGCGGCCGACGCATTTGAAGCCGCCTGCCGACTTGATCCCAATCATGCCGAGGCGTTCGACCAACTGGCGGAGGCTTTAGAGAAGGCCGGTGAAGCGGACAGGGCGAAGGATGCCCGGACGAAAGCCGAGGCTTTGAGAAAATAA
- a CDS encoding flavin reductase family protein: MHRLYLSFVQPRPIAFASTLSADGRANLAPFSFYNMLGANPPVVVFSPALNRHGLPKDTLANILATGEFVIATVTEPLAERMNICSAEFEHGVSEFEKSGLTPLPASVIRPFLVKESPVNIECRLRQVVSLGDAPGAGQAVFGDVLAVHVEDAVLLEGDMVCDPAKLRAIGRMGGDIYTRTRDHFSLKSLRDPAELAAQGPPGIVG; encoded by the coding sequence ATGCACCGGCTGTATCTCTCCTTCGTGCAGCCGCGGCCGATTGCATTTGCATCAACCCTCAGCGCCGACGGTCGAGCAAACCTCGCGCCGTTCTCCTTCTACAACATGCTCGGCGCAAATCCGCCCGTCGTCGTGTTCAGCCCGGCGCTGAATCGCCACGGCCTGCCCAAGGACACGCTCGCCAACATACTCGCGACAGGCGAATTCGTCATCGCGACAGTGACGGAGCCTCTCGCCGAAAGAATGAACATCTGCAGCGCGGAGTTCGAGCACGGTGTAAGCGAATTTGAAAAAAGCGGACTGACTCCGCTGCCGGCATCCGTCATTCGGCCGTTCCTTGTGAAAGAGAGTCCCGTCAATATCGAATGCCGGCTCCGGCAGGTGGTATCGCTGGGGGACGCTCCCGGCGCCGGGCAGGCCGTGTTCGGAGATGTGCTGGCCGTTCATGTGGAGGACGCGGTGTTGCTGGAAGGCGACATGGTGTGCGATCCGGCAAAACTGCGGGCCATCGGCCGAATGGGCGGCGATATCTACACGCGGACACGAGATCATTTCTCGCTGAAGAGCCTCCGTGATCCAGCCGAACTGGCCGCGCAGGGGCCGCCCGGAATCGTCGGCTAG
- a CDS encoding ferritin family protein: protein MASENIPTEPSGRGPDKLLAIGAYGETVAAYRYLVLAEKAPAEEFRREFADMADEEQDHKQRLQKLVADMYPGQDFVLTSEDKELVVTGPRLLDVRDGADFREAMQMVLQTERKTARFYANHGKYMPDPGIRSLFHELAEEGAEHYQRLKQLARRAGVTDLAE, encoded by the coding sequence ATGGCATCTGAGAACATTCCCACCGAACCCAGCGGTCGAGGCCCGGATAAGCTTCTCGCGATTGGAGCCTACGGCGAGACCGTGGCAGCCTATCGATATCTTGTGCTCGCCGAGAAAGCGCCGGCGGAGGAATTTCGTCGAGAGTTCGCCGACATGGCCGATGAAGAGCAGGACCACAAGCAACGGCTGCAAAAGCTGGTGGCCGACATGTACCCCGGGCAGGACTTCGTGCTGACGTCCGAAGACAAGGAACTCGTCGTCACCGGCCCGCGGCTGCTCGATGTTCGCGATGGAGCGGACTTCCGCGAGGCCATGCAGATGGTTCTTCAGACGGAGCGCAAAACGGCCCGTTTCTATGCCAACCACGGCAAGTACATGCCGGATCCCGGCATACGCTCGCTCTTCCATGAATTGGCGGAAGAAGGCGCGGAACACTACCAGCGATTGAAGCAACTGGCCCGCCGCGCTGGCGTCACCGATCTTGCAGAGTGA